The following are encoded together in the Nitrospirota bacterium genome:
- the hemH gene encoding ferrochelatase gives MSNHTAVILIALGGPRSLDEVGPFMASFMGRPAPAPVVAAVAERYKLIGGGSPLPDLVKAQAQALAAELGSGFRVYEGFRYSSPSIGVAFEKAVREGAKRVIGLSLSPFATEVTTGVYQSAFDRLNEGSIGKKFIASWHDNPHFIDAWEERVFDGLKRFWTGEQRHVVVIFTSHSIPVRYITAGDPYKRQVEETIQLVANSLDLKHWRAAWQSKGARATEPWLEPGVEPTLDAIAREGFRSVLEVPVGFTCDHLETLYDIDIVHRAHAEKLGITFERAESLNTSRLFIMALAEIVKQAT, from the coding sequence ATGTCCAACCACACAGCCGTCATACTCATCGCCCTGGGCGGGCCGCGGTCGCTCGACGAAGTGGGCCCCTTCATGGCCTCGTTCATGGGGCGTCCTGCCCCTGCCCCCGTGGTCGCCGCCGTCGCCGAACGGTACAAACTGATCGGAGGCGGGTCGCCGCTGCCCGACCTCGTCAAGGCGCAAGCCCAGGCCCTTGCCGCGGAACTCGGCAGCGGCTTCCGCGTGTATGAGGGCTTCCGGTACTCCTCCCCCTCCATCGGAGTGGCTTTCGAGAAAGCGGTCCGGGAGGGCGCCAAACGCGTGATCGGCCTCTCCCTGTCTCCCTTTGCCACGGAGGTGACCACCGGCGTCTACCAGTCGGCCTTCGACCGGCTGAATGAAGGGTCCATCGGCAAGAAGTTCATTGCAAGCTGGCACGATAACCCTCATTTCATCGATGCCTGGGAGGAACGAGTTTTTGACGGCCTGAAACGCTTCTGGACCGGAGAGCAAAGACACGTAGTGGTGATCTTCACCAGTCACAGCATCCCCGTGCGGTACATCACGGCGGGCGATCCGTACAAGCGTCAGGTCGAAGAAACCATTCAGCTCGTTGCAAACAGCCTTGACCTCAAACACTGGCGCGCGGCCTGGCAGAGCAAAGGCGCCCGCGCCACCGAGCCCTGGCTCGAACCCGGGGTCGAGCCCACACTCGACGCCATCGCCCGGGAGGGCTTTCGCTCGGTCCTGGAAGTTCCCGTCGGCTTCACCTGCGACCATCTGGAAACACTGTACGACATCGACATCGTGCACCGGGCGCACGCGGAAAAACTGGGTATCACGTTCGAACGGGCTGAATCGCTGAACACCTCGCGGCTCTTTATCATGGCACTGGCTGAAATTGTGAAACAGGCAACGTAA
- a CDS encoding AAA family ATPase, whose protein sequence is MHTAKFLPPRAAPVLDRDRLLNRLHAWDDKKLVIIHGQAGQGKSTLAAGFARATESPFLWYNMDQEDENPALFLSSLGQALQLVFPGLVPALPRISHDRHGVEALRHTARQWVRQVFASLAAPCLIIFDDLNNTSCSPELLQVLATLFEDAPSHVRFMVLSRTRPELAIAGLRARRAVAEMSGSDLKFSDGEAQDLFSSVFGMHLAPDDAALVNRTAEGWPTALVLMHEYLATASAPLHESLKGPGRNALHAHVFDYLAQEVIAHLPADLQQFLLRTFVSDHLPAPLMTQLTGLPQGKTASLLAELRRRNLFIAAADDAGTVIRYHALFREFLSKKLWTSLKPCEARKLYSRASVYFARSGDAVRAVDLLLASGQFAQALRLIETSAPGLISRGKTQTLLRWQGDLPKDNRNRPWFHLARAVSCRFTDPRAALSFFDLAQKGFRSRTIVPSRGSGLMLSLCGIIEQCFHTGGDFSRMERTARQALTILSRGAREPQVARARLHLALGMAWFFTGKLQKSADSLTRALDLFGKQGDVFYQITCAVYLTPCALYEGDFPLAREALRRGFEAHAAIPHEMGSRAALLLTSAMTALFEGDFTEAQERIDECRRVADSHTLESIGFLSLDIEGWLKIAQGDYRAAEVLLGECKRRGSQSGNEFFRASASHLLAITYLFQGKLRQAKCESDSALAVRS, encoded by the coding sequence ATGCACACAGCGAAATTTCTTCCTCCCCGCGCCGCTCCCGTCCTCGACCGGGACCGCCTCCTGAACCGCCTCCACGCGTGGGATGACAAAAAGCTCGTGATCATCCACGGCCAGGCCGGGCAGGGGAAAAGCACCCTGGCGGCCGGCTTTGCACGGGCAACGGAGTCGCCTTTCTTGTGGTACAACATGGACCAGGAGGATGAAAATCCGGCGCTCTTTCTTTCCTCCCTGGGACAGGCACTGCAGCTCGTCTTTCCCGGCCTTGTCCCCGCTCTCCCGCGCATCTCCCATGACCGGCACGGTGTCGAAGCTCTCAGGCACACGGCGCGTCAATGGGTCCGCCAGGTTTTCGCTTCGCTCGCCGCTCCCTGCCTTATCATTTTCGATGATCTCAATAATACGTCCTGCTCTCCCGAGCTTCTGCAGGTCCTCGCAACACTCTTCGAGGATGCGCCGTCCCACGTCCGGTTCATGGTCCTTTCGCGGACGCGGCCGGAACTGGCGATCGCGGGTCTGAGGGCAAGGCGGGCCGTCGCGGAGATGTCCGGCAGTGATCTCAAGTTCAGTGATGGCGAGGCGCAGGACCTCTTTAGTTCCGTGTTTGGAATGCATCTTGCTCCGGATGATGCCGCCCTTGTGAACAGGACAGCCGAAGGATGGCCCACGGCGCTCGTGCTGATGCATGAATACCTCGCGACTGCGTCGGCCCCCCTGCACGAATCCCTGAAGGGGCCGGGCAGGAACGCCCTCCACGCCCACGTCTTTGACTATCTGGCCCAGGAGGTCATTGCTCACCTGCCTGCGGACCTTCAGCAGTTCCTGCTGCGGACCTTCGTCTCCGACCATCTGCCGGCCCCGCTTATGACGCAGCTCACCGGGCTCCCCCAGGGAAAAACGGCCAGCCTCCTGGCCGAGCTCCGGCGGAGGAACCTCTTCATCGCCGCTGCCGACGACGCCGGCACGGTCATCCGCTATCACGCGCTCTTCCGGGAATTCCTTTCCAAAAAGCTGTGGACTTCCCTGAAGCCGTGTGAAGCCCGGAAACTGTACTCCCGCGCATCCGTCTATTTCGCACGCTCAGGGGACGCGGTGCGGGCCGTCGACCTTTTGCTCGCCTCAGGCCAGTTCGCGCAGGCCCTTCGCCTGATCGAGACCTCGGCACCGGGACTGATCTCCCGGGGGAAGACGCAGACACTTCTCCGCTGGCAGGGAGACCTTCCCAAAGATAACCGCAACCGGCCCTGGTTCCATCTGGCGCGTGCAGTTTCATGCCGGTTCACGGACCCCCGTGCCGCCCTTTCGTTCTTCGACCTCGCACAGAAGGGCTTCCGCTCCCGCACCATTGTTCCCAGCCGGGGTTCGGGTCTGATGCTGTCCCTCTGCGGCATCATCGAACAATGCTTCCATACGGGCGGCGACTTCAGCCGTATGGAGCGCACAGCGCGCCAGGCGCTCACGATCCTCAGCCGGGGCGCCCGGGAGCCCCAGGTGGCCCGGGCCAGGCTCCATCTGGCGCTCGGCATGGCATGGTTCTTCACCGGGAAGCTGCAGAAGAGCGCGGACTCGCTGACGCGGGCGCTCGATCTCTTCGGGAAGCAGGGGGATGTCTTTTACCAGATCACGTGCGCTGTGTACCTGACGCCCTGCGCGCTCTACGAGGGCGATTTCCCTCTTGCCCGAGAAGCGCTCCGGAGAGGCTTCGAAGCTCATGCCGCCATCCCCCACGAGATGGGCAGCAGGGCCGCGCTGCTCCTGACCAGCGCCATGACCGCGCTGTTCGAGGGCGATTTTACGGAAGCTCAGGAACGCATCGACGAATGCAGGAGGGTGGCGGACAGCCACACCCTGGAATCCATCGGTTTTCTCTCCCTTGATATCGAAGGGTGGCTCAAGATCGCGCAGGGCGATTACCGGGCGGCCGAGGTGCTGCTTGGCGAGTGCAAGCGCAGGGGCTCCCAGTCCGGCAACGAGTTCTTCCGTGCATCAGCGTCGCACCTGCTCGCGATCACCTATCTGTTCCAGGGGAAGCTGCGGCAGGCAAAATGCGAATCGGACTCCGCCCTCGCGGTCCGATCGTAG
- a CDS encoding methyltransferase: MTGQEIHTLDSMSLRGAGVVTVAQDKRGARFNLDSLLLADFCRIKPWDRILEPGTGTGIVSLLLAKKHLRSHLTAVEIQPALARLCRRNIVDNGLEDRVQLSEGDLRSMKRDLSSALFDVIVANPPYRRNGAGKQSPGEERRVSRQERQGSLSDWLDLQRFLKNGGRYVVVFPADRLAELLPSLRKRGLEPKLMRLVHPFRDKPASLALIESVKAAGVGLRVLPPLVVHQPGCGFTGEMLGIYGQSV, translated from the coding sequence TTGACCGGCCAGGAAATCCATACTCTCGACAGCATGTCTCTGCGTGGCGCGGGTGTCGTGACCGTTGCTCAGGACAAACGAGGCGCCCGCTTCAATCTGGACAGTCTCCTGCTCGCCGATTTCTGCCGCATCAAGCCCTGGGACCGCATCCTGGAACCGGGCACGGGAACGGGCATCGTCTCCCTCCTCCTCGCGAAAAAACATCTTCGCTCTCACCTGACCGCGGTCGAGATCCAGCCGGCCCTGGCAAGGCTGTGCCGCAGGAATATCGTTGACAATGGGCTCGAGGACCGGGTCCAGTTAAGCGAGGGAGACCTGCGGTCGATGAAGAGGGATCTCTCGTCCGCTCTCTTCGACGTCATCGTTGCGAACCCGCCCTACCGGCGGAACGGGGCCGGGAAGCAGAGTCCCGGAGAAGAGCGCCGGGTGTCCCGCCAGGAGCGCCAGGGAAGTCTTTCCGACTGGCTGGACCTCCAGCGGTTCCTGAAGAACGGGGGGCGCTATGTTGTCGTTTTTCCCGCAGACCGGCTCGCTGAACTGCTCCCCTCGCTCCGGAAGCGGGGACTCGAGCCGAAGCTCATGCGCCTCGTCCACCCCTTCCGTGACAAGCCTGCGTCGCTCGCATTGATCGAGTCCGTGAAGGCCGCGGGGGTCGGGCTGCGTGTTCTTCCGCCGCTCGTCGTTCACCAACCCGGATGCGGGTTTACCGGGGAGATGCTCGGAATTTATGGTCAGTCCGTCTGA
- a CDS encoding DUF1848 domain-containing protein, translating to MAQVISASRRTDIPGFYSEWFVNRLRAGFVYVQQPYSGRMSRVSLLPGDVNALVFWSKNYGQLLGRLEDVEKTTRNLFFHFTITGNHELEFHVPDPREAVGDYIHIARRYSPDHIIWRYDPVCITDKLSFETHQERFVRCAELLQGHAKQCIISFAHPYRKAIENFKKYTDHAFVDLSGDVKRAYAERLAEKAARYGIRLMACCNDGLVSEQIGKVRCIDGRRLSLLFGSPIDVRAAASRRECGCTRSTDIGAYDTCGHGCLYCYANSDKDRARSLQHRHEPEWNSLRADVREVDGGLDRKG from the coding sequence ATGGCCCAGGTGATATCGGCCAGCCGAAGGACGGATATCCCCGGATTCTATTCGGAATGGTTCGTGAACCGGCTCAGGGCCGGCTTCGTCTATGTCCAGCAGCCCTACTCCGGACGGATGTCACGTGTCTCGCTCCTCCCGGGGGACGTGAACGCGCTGGTCTTCTGGTCGAAGAATTATGGTCAGCTCCTGGGCAGGCTGGAAGATGTCGAGAAGACTACGAGGAACCTCTTCTTCCACTTCACCATCACGGGGAACCATGAGCTCGAATTCCACGTTCCGGACCCCAGAGAGGCGGTCGGGGACTATATCCATATCGCCCGACGCTACTCGCCGGACCACATCATCTGGCGGTACGATCCGGTCTGCATAACGGACAAACTGTCCTTCGAGACGCACCAGGAGCGCTTCGTGCGGTGCGCCGAGCTTCTGCAGGGGCATGCGAAGCAGTGCATCATCAGTTTCGCCCATCCCTACCGCAAGGCCATCGAAAACTTTAAAAAGTACACCGACCACGCCTTCGTCGATCTCTCGGGGGACGTGAAGCGGGCATATGCCGAGAGGCTCGCGGAAAAGGCAGCCCGGTACGGGATCAGACTCATGGCCTGCTGCAATGACGGGCTCGTATCGGAGCAGATCGGGAAGGTGCGCTGCATCGACGGCAGGCGTCTCTCGCTGCTTTTTGGCAGCCCCATCGATGTCCGGGCAGCGGCGTCCCGCAGGGAATGCGGGTGCACACGGAGCACGGACATCGGCGCCTACGACACGTGCGGCCACGGGTGCCTGTACTGCTACGCGAACAGCGACAAGGACAGGGCCCGGTCCCTCCAGCACCGGCATGAGCCGGAGTGGAACTCGCTCAGGGCGGATGTGCGGGAAGTGGACGGGGGACTGGACCGCAAGGGTTGA
- a CDS encoding YbgC/FadM family acyl-CoA thioesterase, with translation MDVKIYYEDTDCGGVVYYANYLKYMERARTEYLASKGYSVRKLADEGTIFMVLRAEIDYKSPARYGDVIEVETWVRDITRVTTVFEHIMREKSSQRVLVECRAKVVYVDPQGRPKRLTEEYVEKVQ, from the coding sequence ATGGACGTCAAGATCTATTACGAGGACACGGACTGCGGAGGCGTGGTCTATTACGCGAACTACCTCAAGTATATGGAGCGCGCGCGGACCGAATACCTCGCGAGCAAAGGCTACTCGGTCAGGAAGCTCGCGGACGAGGGAACCATATTCATGGTGCTCAGGGCGGAGATTGACTATAAGTCTCCGGCCCGGTACGGTGACGTCATCGAGGTCGAGACCTGGGTCCGTGATATCACGCGCGTGACCACGGTCTTCGAACATATCATGCGGGAAAAGAGCTCCCAACGCGTCCTGGTGGAATGCAGGGCGAAAGTCGTTTACGTGGACCCACAGGGCAGGCCGAAGCGGCTGACCGAGGAATACGTGGAAAAGGTGCAGTAA
- a CDS encoding MltA domain-containing protein has product MERISWWRAAAPNDDRGFRDMSGAARQSLEYYRKLPPDTVLPFGSDHVTALDMTLTIQNFLLIIENGSLSEAEKARQIKKNFILYRSVGSNGRGRVLFTGYYEPHLSCRLAADDVFRYPLYRRPDDIIEVDLTQFGNGFPKNKLLGRLEGKKVIPYFSREEIDRKNALAKKDLEILWCNDLVDIYFLQVQGSGKVDLGDGMVLSILYDGGNGRPFKGVGSYLINSGIIPREAMSMQMIRQYLRDNPEQIRDILTQDPSYIFFKTGSGPSVGNIGVPLTPFRSIATDSKLFPKGALALIATEKPVIENNIIRGWVPFTRFVVNQDTGGAIRGPGRVDLFWGQGPEAELGAGYMQQEGELYFLMRKKQE; this is encoded by the coding sequence TTGGAGCGGATCTCCTGGTGGCGCGCTGCTGCGCCGAATGATGACCGCGGGTTCAGGGACATGAGCGGCGCCGCGCGGCAGAGCCTGGAGTACTACCGGAAACTGCCGCCGGACACGGTGCTCCCCTTCGGCTCCGATCATGTGACCGCCCTGGATATGACCCTGACGATCCAGAACTTTCTGCTCATCATCGAGAACGGATCCCTGAGCGAGGCGGAAAAGGCCAGGCAAATCAAGAAGAATTTTATTCTCTACCGGTCAGTGGGGTCGAATGGCCGCGGCAGGGTGCTCTTCACCGGGTATTACGAACCGCACCTGTCCTGCAGGCTCGCCGCGGATGACGTCTTCCGGTATCCCCTCTACCGCCGTCCCGACGATATCATCGAAGTGGACCTGACCCAGTTTGGGAACGGGTTCCCGAAGAACAAGCTCCTCGGCAGGCTCGAGGGGAAAAAGGTGATCCCCTACTTCTCGCGCGAGGAGATCGACCGGAAGAACGCGCTGGCAAAGAAGGACCTGGAGATCTTGTGGTGCAACGACCTCGTGGACATTTACTTTCTGCAGGTCCAGGGATCGGGAAAGGTCGACCTCGGGGACGGCATGGTGTTGAGCATCCTCTATGACGGGGGGAACGGAAGACCCTTCAAGGGAGTGGGCAGCTATTTAATCAATTCGGGCATTATCCCGCGGGAAGCGATGTCCATGCAGATGATCCGCCAGTACCTGCGTGATAATCCTGAGCAGATCCGGGACATACTGACCCAGGACCCCAGCTATATTTTTTTCAAGACCGGGAGCGGACCATCGGTGGGAAACATCGGCGTGCCGCTCACGCCGTTCCGCTCAATTGCCACGGACAGCAAACTCTTTCCCAAGGGCGCGCTTGCCTTGATCGCCACGGAGAAACCCGTGATCGAGAACAACATCATCAGAGGGTGGGTGCCCTTTACGCGTTTCGTCGTGAACCAGGACACCGGGGGCGCCATCAGGGGTCCGGGCAGGGTCGACCTGTTCTGGGGCCAGGGGCCGGAGGCGGAACTGGGCGCGGGATACATGCAGCAGGAAGGGGAGCTCTATTTTCTGATGAGGAAGAAGCAGGAATAG
- a CDS encoding BTAD domain-containing putative transcriptional regulator: protein MTSALRSLRSLRAAQQEANAHLMLAMLYEKKKKNDLVLRHLAEGFSIGQDRGFTYYALLTTGELRDLARKAATAGICTDYCTSLAGDHGTGAGYQLLSVQCLGGFKVFRGGKPVSDGEWKSKRARTLLKLLVAQDGKISRELAADILWPAKGSQNGGSLLNAMLYRLRKTLDPRPLAGRDIFIIRQQGDLLGLNRRRVRTDVGQFLAQAEHVARLRTAHPRKELLKEYEKTLSLYAGDFLPEDLYAGWSAETRDRLRLQYLRTLEEAGTLADSLGEGEKAVALHETLFLADPANEQTCRWLMARYRASGQRTEAIRTYERCERALSRDLDLEPEERTKKLFRSIIGG, encoded by the coding sequence TTGACGTCCGCACTCCGTTCGCTCAGGAGCCTCAGGGCCGCCCAGCAGGAGGCGAACGCCCACCTGATGCTGGCCATGCTGTACGAAAAGAAGAAGAAAAACGATCTCGTCCTGCGTCATCTCGCCGAAGGTTTTTCCATCGGCCAGGACCGGGGCTTCACCTATTACGCGCTGCTGACCACCGGGGAGCTGAGGGACCTGGCCCGGAAAGCCGCGACTGCGGGCATCTGCACGGACTACTGCACGTCCCTGGCCGGAGACCACGGGACCGGAGCCGGGTATCAGCTCCTGTCCGTACAATGCCTCGGCGGGTTCAAGGTATTCCGCGGCGGCAAGCCCGTCAGCGACGGGGAGTGGAAGAGCAAACGCGCCAGGACCCTGCTCAAGCTGCTGGTGGCGCAGGACGGCAAGATCTCCCGGGAGCTAGCCGCGGACATTCTCTGGCCGGCAAAGGGGTCGCAGAACGGAGGCAGCCTGCTCAACGCCATGCTGTACCGGCTCCGGAAAACGCTCGACCCGCGGCCTCTGGCAGGGAGGGACATCTTCATCATCCGGCAGCAGGGCGACCTGCTCGGGCTCAACCGGCGCCGCGTCCGCACCGATGTCGGGCAATTCCTTGCGCAGGCCGAACACGTTGCCCGGCTGAGAACGGCGCACCCGCGGAAGGAGCTCCTGAAGGAGTACGAAAAGACCCTCTCGCTCTATGCCGGAGATTTCCTGCCCGAAGACCTTTACGCCGGATGGAGCGCCGAGACGCGGGACCGGCTGCGCCTGCAGTACCTGCGCACGCTCGAGGAGGCGGGCACCCTTGCAGATTCGCTGGGAGAGGGGGAAAAGGCCGTAGCTCTTCATGAGACGCTCTTCCTGGCAGACCCCGCGAATGAGCAGACCTGCCGCTGGCTGATGGCCCGGTACCGTGCTTCAGGACAGCGGACAGAGGCGATCCGGACCTACGAACGGTGTGAGCGGGCCTTGAGCCGTGACCTGGACCTGGAGCCGGAGGAGCGGACGAAGAAATTATTCCGGAGCATTATTGGAGGCTAA
- the hemE gene encoding uroporphyrinogen decarboxylase: MSRADRFIKACRREPVDCTPVWMMRQAGRYLPEYREIRAKHTFLEMCKTPEVAAEVTVQPVRRYEIDAAIIFADILLPLEPMGIGLEFAKGEGPVIHNPVRTMADVQKLKPIDAASQIEYLMKAIKLVLKELNGKVPLIGFSGAPFTLASYMIEGGGSRNYEHAKAMMFSEPKAWHTLMEHLTGVIINYLDAQIDTGVQVVQLFDSWVGALGPSDYREFVLPHQKNVIAGVKKTVPLIHFAHGATHLLEMVSEAGGDVIGLDWRCDLDVAWNRVGHHKAVQGNLDPVTLFGSKEFIRKRTREILDRAGGRNGHIMNLGHGILQQTPLDHAAEFINATHELSKR, encoded by the coding sequence ATGTCCAGAGCAGACAGGTTCATCAAGGCATGCAGGCGGGAGCCCGTGGACTGCACGCCCGTATGGATGATGCGACAGGCGGGCAGGTATCTGCCTGAATACCGCGAGATCCGCGCGAAGCACACCTTCCTTGAGATGTGCAAGACGCCGGAGGTGGCTGCCGAGGTGACCGTTCAGCCCGTCCGGCGCTACGAGATCGACGCGGCCATCATCTTCGCCGACATCTTGCTGCCGCTCGAGCCCATGGGCATCGGCCTCGAATTCGCCAAAGGCGAAGGCCCGGTCATCCACAACCCCGTGCGGACCATGGCCGACGTGCAGAAGCTGAAGCCCATTGATGCCGCATCCCAGATCGAGTATCTGATGAAGGCCATCAAGCTCGTGCTCAAGGAATTGAACGGCAAGGTGCCGCTCATCGGCTTCTCGGGTGCGCCGTTCACGCTTGCAAGCTACATGATCGAGGGCGGCGGCTCCCGGAACTACGAGCACGCCAAGGCCATGATGTTCTCCGAGCCGAAGGCCTGGCATACGCTCATGGAGCATCTTACCGGCGTCATCATCAATTACCTGGACGCCCAGATCGACACGGGCGTGCAGGTCGTCCAGCTCTTCGACTCTTGGGTCGGCGCGCTCGGGCCGAGCGATTACCGGGAGTTCGTGCTGCCGCACCAGAAGAACGTTATCGCCGGCGTCAAGAAGACGGTGCCGCTCATCCACTTCGCCCACGGGGCGACCCATCTCCTCGAGATGGTCTCTGAGGCCGGCGGAGACGTGATCGGCCTGGACTGGCGCTGCGACCTCGATGTGGCCTGGAACCGCGTTGGACACCACAAGGCTGTGCAGGGGAACCTCGACCCCGTGACCCTCTTCGGCTCCAAGGAGTTCATCCGGAAGCGCACCCGGGAGATCCTCGACCGGGCGGGCGGCAGGAACGGCCACATCATGAACCTGGGCCATGGCATCCTGCAGCAGACGCCGCTCGACCACGCCGCTGAGTTCATCAACGCGACGCACGAACTGAGCAAGAGATAG
- the hemG gene encoding protoporphyrinogen oxidase, translating to MTKTIIVGGGIAGLAAAVQLKAGAKAHNKQADVLLLEKSGRIGGKFISEKVGQFTIEGGPDSFLPEKVWTVNLARNLGLEPEMLPSNDQFKGTFIYSRKRLHSLPEGVMLMVPTMFMPMAKSRLISWPGKMRMGMEIFVPKRKVMEDESLATFVTRRLGRECLEKIAEPLVAGIHTSNPDNMSVLATFPRFVQMEQKSGSLIRGMLASMRSRPQATLSGPPPKPGAPKMTYFMSFKNGMETLSQACADAIGKDSIRLNTSVKAVEPRGTGYRVILESGEALEADQVVLGTASYDSAEMVKGFDETLAAQLNRIEWSSSATVSIAFRKEDVKVPLKGFGFIVPRVEGRRINAATYSSIKWSFRAPDDHILIRGFVGGGHHEDLVQELDDAGMTTMVLEELDAILGLKANAQFSKIYRWIKGMPKYTVGHLDRVGVLDRTISTHPGLHLIGCSYKGIGIGDCVHEGQIAAEKILKG from the coding sequence ATGACAAAAACAATCATCGTAGGCGGCGGCATCGCCGGGCTGGCCGCGGCCGTCCAGCTGAAGGCCGGGGCCAAGGCGCACAACAAGCAGGCCGATGTGCTGCTGCTCGAAAAGAGCGGCCGTATCGGCGGCAAGTTCATCTCCGAGAAGGTCGGCCAGTTCACCATCGAAGGCGGGCCGGACAGTTTTCTTCCCGAGAAGGTCTGGACCGTGAACCTCGCCAGAAACCTCGGCCTGGAACCGGAGATGCTGCCTTCGAACGACCAGTTCAAGGGGACCTTCATCTACTCCCGGAAGCGGCTCCACTCCCTGCCGGAAGGCGTAATGCTCATGGTGCCGACGATGTTCATGCCCATGGCGAAATCGAGACTCATCTCCTGGCCGGGCAAGATGCGCATGGGCATGGAGATCTTTGTGCCGAAGCGCAAAGTCATGGAGGATGAAAGCCTCGCCACGTTCGTGACGCGCCGCCTCGGCCGCGAATGCCTCGAGAAAATCGCGGAGCCGCTCGTCGCCGGGATCCACACCTCGAACCCGGACAACATGAGCGTACTCGCCACGTTCCCGCGCTTCGTGCAAATGGAACAGAAGAGCGGCAGCCTGATCCGCGGCATGCTCGCTTCCATGCGAAGCAGGCCCCAGGCAACGCTGAGCGGTCCGCCTCCCAAGCCCGGCGCGCCGAAGATGACCTATTTCATGAGCTTCAAGAACGGCATGGAGACCCTGTCGCAGGCCTGCGCCGATGCCATCGGCAAGGACTCGATCAGGCTCAATACTTCCGTGAAGGCCGTCGAGCCGCGGGGCACGGGGTACCGCGTGATCCTGGAGAGCGGGGAAGCGCTCGAGGCGGACCAGGTCGTGCTCGGCACAGCTTCCTACGATTCAGCGGAAATGGTCAAGGGATTCGACGAGACCCTTGCGGCCCAGTTGAACCGGATCGAGTGGTCCTCGTCGGCCACGGTCTCGATCGCGTTCCGGAAGGAGGACGTCAAGGTACCGCTCAAGGGCTTCGGGTTCATCGTCCCGCGCGTGGAGGGCAGGCGGATCAACGCCGCAACCTACAGCTCGATCAAGTGGTCCTTCCGCGCGCCCGACGACCATATCCTGATCCGCGGCTTCGTGGGCGGCGGTCATCACGAGGATCTCGTGCAGGAGCTCGACGACGCCGGCATGACCACGATGGTGCTCGAAGAGCTCGACGCGATCCTGGGGCTCAAGGCGAACGCGCAGTTTTCGAAGATCTACCGCTGGATCAAGGGCATGCCGAAATACACGGTAGGGCACCTGGACCGGGTCGGCGTGCTCGACCGCACCATCTCGACCCACCCGGGACTGCATCTCATCGGCTGTTCCTACAAGGGCATCGGCATCGGGGACTGCGTGCATGAAGGGCAGATCGCGGCGGAGAAGATCCTGAAGGGGTAG